A genomic segment from Malaclemys terrapin pileata isolate rMalTer1 chromosome 1, rMalTer1.hap1, whole genome shotgun sequence encodes:
- the TPP1 gene encoding tripeptidyl-peptidase 1 produces MEARFLLAVAVSLAGWWRSLALGWAPEQDQSLRVPAEWRHLGPVAPLDELVLTFALRQQNVEHLVKLVGRVSDPDSPQYGKYLSLEELRTLVQPSLLTLSTVHKWLGAYGIKGCKTISTLDFLECVMPASTAERLLPGAQFHRYESGQRSAVRSPVPYTLREDLAEHIDFVGGLHRFPAERKVVTRASGKEEAMARYQQRAAFHLGVTPSVIRKRYNLTDGDIGALPNNSQACAQFLEQYFHPADLAEFMKLFASSFGHRSRVDQVVGHQELGKAGLEASLDVEYIMSTGANISTWVFSNAGRHESQEPFLAWLLLLSNMSSVPWVHSVSYGDDEDSLSRAYMERVNVEFMKAAARGLTVLFASGDAGAGCRKLAGGSHTFRPSFPASSPYVTTVGGTAFKNPFRVTWEVTDYISGGGFSNVFPMPDYQAAAVRNFLHSAPKLPPLSYYNSSGRAYPDLAALSDNYWVVTNRIPLPWVSGTSASTPVVGGIMALINDRRLQKGLPPLGFLNPALYKLQEKGPTDALYDVTQGCHLSCLDAAVEGQGFCAGPSWDPVSGWGTPNFPQLLKALLTP; encoded by the exons ATGGAGGCGCG GTTCCTGCTGGCGGTCGCTGTGAGTCTCGCGGGCTGGTGGCGCTCCTTAGCGCTGGGCTGGGCCCCAGAGCAGGACCAGAGTCTCCG GGTCCCTGCTGAATGGAGGCACCTGGGCCCGGTCGCTCCCTTGGATGAGCTTGTGTTGACCTTTGCCCTCAGGCAGCAGAACGTGGAGCATCTGGTGAAGCTGGTGGGAAGAGTCTCAGACCCTGATTCACCTCAGTATG gAAAGTACCTGTCACTGGAGGAGCTGCGCACACTCGTCCAGCCATCTCTCCTCACGCTCAGCACTGTGCACAAGTGGTTGGGGGCCTACGGCATCAAGGGCTGCAAGACCATTAGCACCTTGGACTTCCTAGAGTGCGTGATGCCAGCCAG CACAGCGGAGCGCCTCCTGCCAGGAGCCCAGTTCCATCGCTACGAGAGTGGCCAGCGCAGCGCTGTGCGCTCCCCTGTCCCCTACACCCTCCGTGAGGACCTGGCTGAACACATTGACTTTG TGGGTGGCCTGCACCGGTTCCCTGCGGAAAGGAAGGTGGTGACCAGAGCCTCGGGGAAGGAGGAGGCGATGGCACGGTACCAGCAGAGGGCAGCTTTCCATCTGGGTGTGACGCCCTCTGTCATCCGCAAGAGATACAACCTGACGGACGGGGACATCGGGGCATTGCCCAATAACAGCCAGGCCTGTGCCCAG TTCCTGGAGCAGTATTTCCACCCGGCTGACCTGGCAGAGTTCATGAAGCTCTTCGCAAGCAGCTTTGGGCACCGCTCCCGGGTCGACCAGGTGGTCGGGCACCAAGAGCTGGGCAAGGCGGGGCTCGAGGCCAGCCTGGATGTGGAGTACATCATGAGCACAGGTGCCAACATCTCCACCTGGGTCTTCAGTAATGCAG GGAGGCATGAGAGCCAGGAGCCCTTCctggcctggctgctgctgctcagtaACATGTCCTCGGTGCCCTGGGTGCACTCGGTGAGCTACGGGGATGATGAGGACAGCCTGTCCCGGGCCTACATGGAGCGCGTCAACGTGGAGTTCATGAAGGCTGCTGCGCGGGGCTTGACTGTGCTCTTCGCCTCAG GTGATGCTGGAGCTGGCTGCAGAAAGCTTGCTGGAGGGAGCCACACTTTCCGGCCCAGCTTCCCAGCCTCCAG CCCCTATGTGACCACAGTGGGTGGCACAGCCTTTAAGAACCCCTTCCGAGTGACCTGGGAGGTGACGGACTATATCAGTGGTGGGGGCTTCAGCAACGTCTTCCCTATGCCCGACTACCAG GCTGCGGCTGTCAGGAATTTCTTGCACTCAGCCCCAAAGCTGCCACCCCTCTCCTACTACAACAGCAGCGGCCGTGCCTACCCTGACCTGGCTGCCCTCTCTGACAACTACTGGGTGGTGACCAACCgcatccccctgccctgggtgTCTGGGACATCG gcCTCCACCCCCGTGGTAGGGGGCATTATGGCCCTGATCAACGACCGCCGTTTGCAGAAAGGTCTGCCGCCTCTGGGCTTCCTGAACCCGGCGCTCTACAAACTGCAGGAGAAGGGACCTACTGATGCCCTCTATGAC GTCACCCAGGGCTGCCACCTGTCGTGTCTGGATGCAGCAGTGGAAGGGCAGGGGTTCTGTGCtggcccctcctgggaccccgtCTCAGGCTGGGGCACCCCCAACTTCCCACAGCTCCTGAAAGCTCTGCTCACCCCGTGA